The stretch of DNA cttttcgcctcgacgagaaatcccGTCACActttagtctcgcgagatctcgtgacacccctaatatttacagtacaaaccttatCTGTGAGCTGAGGGCAAAACAAAATTTGTTCGTTATACAAAGAAATCatgcctagtgtgagtacacccttaATGTCTGTTGCTTTGTGTCATTTAAACTGGGGCtaactttttttgtcttttttttttgccttagaCCTGATGGCACTGGAAGAGGAGAGTCAAGATCTGAATGACATGAAGGAGAAAGATCTGTATGAGAAACGGCATGATTTCATAAATGAAGAGAAATCTTTTAGTTGCTCACAGACTGAAAAGACTTACTCACAAAAAAGAGAGACTAGAAGTAATTTCATCTGtaaacagtgtggaaagagtttcaaccgaaaaggaaaccttaaagtccacatgaatgttcacactggagagagccgTTAttcctgccaacagtgtggaataAGTTTCACTCGAAAAGGAAACTTGAAAAGGCACATGGGAATTCACACTAGAGAGAAGTCTTACacttgccaacagtgtggaataGTTTTTAACCTAAAAAGAAGTCTTAATTGCCACATGAgtgttcatactggagagaagcatTTCagctgccctcagtgtggaaaaagtttcaaccGAAAAGGACGACTTAATTAccacatgaaaattcacactgAAGAGAAGCCTTTTacctgccctcagtgtggaaaaagttttaaACTAAAAGGACACCTTCAAGTCCATATGATAATTCACTCAGGAGAGCTCCCTTTCtcctgccaacaatgtggaaaaagtttcaaacTAAAAGCACACCTTAAAGACcatatgagaattcacactggagagaaaccctacatttgccctcagtgtggaaaaagtttcagtCGCAAAGGACCATTTAAAGACCACataagaattcacactggagagaagcctttcacctgccaacaatgtgggAAAAGTTTCAAGCAAAAAGCAATCCTTAACacacacatgagaattcacactggagagaagccttacacctgccctcagtgtggaaggAGTTTCAAACTAAAAGGACACCTTAAagaccacatgagaattcacacagGAGAGAAACCCTACACATGCCCtcaatgtggaaagagcttcAGTCGCAAAGGTCCGTTTAAagaccacatgagaattcacactggagagctCCCTTTCTgctgccaacaatgtggaaaaTGTTTCAACCAATCAGGAACCCTTAACatgcacatgagaattcacactggagagaagccttacaatTGCCCTCattgtggaaaaagtttcagactaaaaggacaccttaaaggccacatgagaattcacacaaaaagttttaaccaaCCAGGAACCCTTAACATGCAcaagagaattcacactggagataATTCGTTCATATGTGATctatgtggaaagagttttaaatATAAAGGAACCTTCAAGTACCACATGAGCCTTCACTCAAGGTTCACATAAGAGTTTTTGTTATAGAGAGGACTTGTACCAGCCCTGAAAGCCCTGATATACTCACTGCAAAGTTCTTTTCCAGTCTTTGCTTAGTAGCAGTGGACTTAAGCGAACATCTCAAGTGgcatttatatgaatttgtaaATGTGTGCCgtgcatttttatttcagtaacaaaataaatggaGTGGGAAAAGTGCAGTTGTGAAAGCTTCAGATCATAGTGATGTGCATATGTTAGCACCAGATCTGCAATTCAGCTCCCCagtcacatcacatcacatttaTACAGTAGATTGCtttaaatcaagcagctttacagtattaaacatgaaaaaagagATTGTCACTTTCAATAGAATTACAACTTCAATTTCTACAATGAAGCAGCACTCATTAAAGAAGGTGGAGCCCCAGAGCACACCAACATAATACATAATCACCATATTGTAGACTTGTATTTGGCTGAGCAGTCTAGTGGGTTGCTCGCCAATGTATTAGATTTCTCTAATacaaacttatttaaatatgaatcaaagataacacaagtacacacaccatgcagtttttaaaattaaggtttttattatgaagggaaaactAAATCCAATCCCACATagccctgtgtgaaaaagtgctttttaaaacataactgTGGTTTATCACACCTGAGTTCAGTTTCTCAAGCCACACCCAGGCCTGATTACTGCCACACCTGTTCGCAATCAAGAAATCGCTTAAATAGGACTTGCCTGACAAAGTGAAGTAGACCAAAAGATCCTCAAAAGCTGCACATCATGTTGAGATCCAAAGAaattcaggaacaaatgagaaagaaagaatttaaaaaatgtatttagataccacttgtagtacatttgaacccatagtgtactacaagtggtatctaaatatattttttaaatacagagatagtatataaaaagcacattttagttcatatttcttgctctctcaaaatagcacagttgagtacacttagatgtttttaagatcatcttaagtaGTATTAAAGAAGAATGTTtagtatattaaataaaaaaatagtgcGTGAAAATAGAGGACTTTAAGTACATTGttgaagtgtactttttttcacctgggtactTGTGCAGCAGATCCTCCAGACCTTTTCTGCAGAATGTAATAGAAATGGACTGAATAAGCACAAGGGAGCCATCACATATAATCATGACTGGCCTTTTGTTTGCCCCATTTCCATACATCCTGATAAGGTCAATTTGAAAAGCTTGCAGGAAGTGAGTCACAGATGCTGTTGTGTGGTCGTATGTGACATAAGTTGCCACAGGTAAAGGTGATGCACCCTTGGATGGATTTCTTCTAACCAGCTCATACACAAAATATGTTGGACCTTCTGCTCCCTCTCTTTCTGAATTACACACTGTTGCATCCAGGTACTCTATATCCTACATCTTTTGTAGAAGACAGAGAGTGTCATGATGACCAGTTGTGGAATTGTTTGCATAGACTCCAAATGAAACTCAGGTCATTTTGTTTCCAGGTGTTATTGTAGAAATCACCTCCAGAGAAAACCACTACTGCTTTCAGGGTGCTTTCATCAGCGACTCAACATGTACATTAAATGGGCAATCTTCAAAACGACAGTAGCCCATAGTTttgaaaacgtctcggttacgtatgtaaccctcgttccctgaaggagggaacggagacgtacgtcagtagtgaccgacgaattgggatatcgcttagagagccctatcatctttgtgtaaactaaaacaagccaatggaattggcgtgcgatatttgcataatgcgcaccgcc from Chanodichthys erythropterus isolate Z2021 chromosome 8, ASM2448905v1, whole genome shotgun sequence encodes:
- the LOC137024067 gene encoding oocyte zinc finger protein XlCOF6-like; protein product: MEFIKEENEDMKIEETLSVKHEETEEQTDLMALEEESQDLNDMKEKDLYEKRHDFINEEKSFSCSQTEKTYSQKRETRSNFICKQCGKSFNRKGNLKVHMNVHTGESRYSCQQCGISFTRKGNLKRHMGIHTREKSYTCQQCGIVFNLKRSLNCHMSVHTGEKHFSCPQCGKSFNRKGRLNYHMKIHTEEKPFTCPQCGKSFKLKGHLQVHMIIHSGELPFSCQQCGKSFKLKAHLKDHMRIHTGEKPYICPQCGKSFSRKGPFKDHIRIHTGEKPFTCQQCGKSFKQKAILNTHMRIHTGEKPYTCPQCGRSFKLKGHLKDHMRIHTGEKPYTCPQCGKSFSRKGPFKDHMRIHTGELPFCCQQCGKCFNQSGTLNMHMRIHTGEKPYNCPHCGKSFRLKGHLKGHMRIHTKSFNQPGTLNMHKRIHTGDNSFICDLCGKSFKYKGTFKYHMSLHSRFT